The proteins below come from a single Streptococcus canis genomic window:
- the dnaI gene encoding primosomal protein DnaI, which produces MEKIGETMAKLGQNNRVNSDQLIQTILADPEVASFISHHHLSQEQIKLSLSKFNQFLVERQKYQLKDASYIAKGYQPILTMNEGYADVSYLETKELVEAQKQAAISERIQLVSLPKSYRHIHLSDIDVNNTSRMEAFSAILDFVEQYPLAGQKGLYLYGDMGIGKSYLLAAMAHELSEKKSVSTTLLHFPSFAIDVKNAISNGSVKEEIDAVKNVPVLILDDIGAEQATSWVRDEVLQVILQYRMLEELPTFFTSNYSFADLERKWATIKGSDETWQAKRVMERVRYLAKEFHLEGANRR; this is translated from the coding sequence ATGGAAAAGATTGGAGAAACCATGGCAAAATTGGGTCAAAACAATCGTGTTAATAGTGACCAGTTGATTCAAACCATTTTAGCGGATCCCGAAGTAGCAAGTTTCATCAGTCACCATCACCTATCACAGGAGCAAATTAAGCTTAGCTTGTCCAAGTTCAATCAGTTTTTGGTGGAACGCCAGAAGTATCAGCTCAAGGATGCTTCCTATATTGCTAAGGGGTATCAGCCTATTCTGACGATGAATGAAGGCTACGCGGATGTGTCTTATTTGGAAACCAAAGAATTGGTAGAAGCCCAAAAACAGGCAGCTATCTCAGAACGAATACAACTGGTTAGCCTACCAAAATCTTACCGACACATTCATTTATCAGATATTGATGTTAATAACACCAGTCGTATGGAAGCCTTCTCTGCTATTTTGGATTTTGTGGAGCAATACCCATTAGCAGGGCAAAAAGGCTTGTATTTGTATGGAGATATGGGGATTGGCAAGTCTTACTTGTTAGCTGCCATGGCTCATGAATTATCTGAGAAAAAAAGCGTGTCAACCACTCTTTTACATTTTCCGAGCTTTGCCATTGATGTAAAAAATGCCATTTCAAACGGCTCTGTTAAAGAAGAAATTGATGCGGTCAAAAATGTACCAGTGCTCATTTTAGATGATATTGGTGCAGAGCAGGCCACTTCCTGGGTTCGTGATGAAGTTTTGCAGGTGATTTTACAATACCGCATGTTAGAGGAATTGCCAACCTTCTTTACCTCTAATTATAGTTTTGCGGATTTGGAGCGGAAATGGGCAACCATCAAAGGAAGTGATGAAACTTGGCAGGCCAAACGTGTCATGGAACGCGTGCGTTATTTGGCTAAAGAGTTCCATTTGGAAGGGGCTAATCGCCGCTAG
- a CDS encoding HAMP domain-containing sensor histidine kinase: MANQKQKQKKYKKSLPKRLSNIFFVLFFCIFSAFTLIAYSSTNSFLLKKEKQSVFQAVNIVRVRLSEVDSNFTLENLAEVLYKNDKTHLRIDDKNGSRVIRSERDITNTLDANQDIYVYNVDKQMIFTTDDEEASPGLREPIGKVFHDHIEDKYRGFSMTQKVYSNQTGKFVGYVQVFHDLGNYYVIRARLLFWLLVVELFGTSLAYLIILIATRRFLKPLHNLHEVMRNISENPNNLNLRSDISSGDEIEELSVIFDNMLDKLETHTKLQSRFISDVSHELRTPVAIIKGHIGLLQRWGKDDSDILEESLTATAHEADRMAIMINDMLDMIRVQGSFEGHQNDTTVLENSIETVIGNFRVLREDFEFTWYSENPETLARIYKNHFEQALMILIDNAVKYSRQDKKISIDLRVNNKQEAIVQVQDKGEGISKEDIKHIFERFYRTDKSRNRTSTQAGLGIGLSILKQIVDGYHLQMEVESELNKGSVFILHIPLATAKKN, encoded by the coding sequence ATGGCAAATCAGAAGCAGAAACAAAAGAAATATAAAAAATCGTTACCAAAACGTTTATCCAATATCTTTTTTGTTCTCTTTTTCTGCATTTTCTCTGCCTTCACGCTGATTGCTTATAGTTCAACAAACTCTTTCTTGTTGAAAAAAGAAAAGCAATCGGTCTTTCAAGCTGTAAATATTGTTAGAGTTCGTCTTTCTGAGGTGGACTCTAATTTTACATTAGAGAACTTAGCAGAAGTTTTGTATAAAAATGATAAGACACATCTGAGAATTGATGATAAAAATGGTAGTCGAGTTATCAGAAGTGAGCGAGACATTACCAATACACTTGATGCCAATCAGGATATTTATGTTTACAATGTTGATAAGCAGATGATTTTTACGACAGACGATGAGGAAGCCTCTCCTGGCTTGAGAGAGCCTATTGGTAAGGTTTTTCATGATCATATCGAAGACAAGTATCGTGGTTTTTCCATGACCCAAAAGGTTTATTCTAACCAAACAGGAAAATTTGTTGGTTATGTTCAAGTCTTTCATGACTTGGGGAATTACTATGTCATCAGAGCGCGTCTCTTATTCTGGTTACTAGTAGTTGAACTATTTGGGACCAGTCTGGCTTATTTGATTATTTTGATTGCTACTCGTCGTTTCTTGAAACCGTTGCATAATTTGCACGAAGTCATGCGCAACATTTCTGAAAATCCTAATAATTTGAACCTGCGATCAGATATTTCATCAGGAGATGAAATTGAAGAATTATCAGTTATTTTTGATAACATGTTGGACAAGTTAGAGACCCACACCAAGTTGCAATCTCGTTTTATTAGTGATGTGAGCCATGAGTTGCGAACGCCAGTGGCCATTATTAAAGGACATATTGGTCTTTTGCAACGGTGGGGCAAGGATGATAGTGACATTCTTGAAGAGAGTTTGACCGCGACAGCCCATGAAGCCGATCGTATGGCTATCATGATTAATGACATGTTGGATATGATTCGTGTCCAAGGGTCTTTTGAAGGACATCAAAATGATACAACCGTTTTAGAAAACTCTATTGAAACTGTTATTGGTAATTTTAGGGTGTTGAGAGAGGATTTTGAATTTACCTGGTATTCTGAAAATCCCGAAACCTTAGCGCGCATCTATAAAAATCACTTTGAGCAGGCTTTGATGATTCTTATTGATAATGCGGTGAAATATTCACGTCAAGATAAGAAAATTTCAATTGATCTTAGAGTGAATAACAAGCAAGAAGCTATTGTCCAGGTTCAAGACAAGGGTGAAGGGATTTCCAAAGAGGACATCAAGCATATTTTTGAACGCTTTTACCGTACAGACAAATCTCGTAATCGGACAAGCACTCAAGCCGGGTTGGGGATTGGTTTATCGATTCTCAAACAGATTGTGGATGGCTATCATTTACAGATGGAAGTTGAGAGCGAATTGAATAAAGGATCGGTCTTTATTCTTCACATTCCCCTAGCAACGGCAAAGAAAAACTAG
- a CDS encoding DEAD/DEAH box helicase, with protein sequence MARLIPGRVRNEGIELYEQGLVTLLDEKEGLLQVEVDPYQVQYGADDEDITCQCDTFKARQYCKHIAAVEYFLKNNQEGKRFLEHLTGQTETKAETQKMTSFGSLFLDNLAMNEDDSVKYRLSALGSRSPFSSDYWWSLKINRLPDERSYVIRDIKGFLQLVKKEGFYQIGKNYFEQLSWLQFDPSSQDLIEFLWRLASDADKGDNDSIFPNHARYLRLPSGFFEEGIHLLTSLYDFTFEGPSQTYHHLFVRPLEAEAGLYEFKVEVHRKSIELQITEKNVQYLFDNDYLLYQDTFYHLTLKQRKMVQAIRSLPIEADLAKHIHFDLVDQAKLAASLLDFKQIGIVQAPKSFTIRDFDVTFQFDLATQDEVSCQLMFDYGNYQVSDKASLAHLPFASNYKKEEKINRSLKACGFSPQFYSKKRLVSTEDRYAFFAEILPYFERLGTVQVSSAVQGLRFKETPRIAIERKGGLLDISFDFSTIVEDDIDDALTALFQNNPYFVSQTGQLVVFDDETQKISQSLQELRARQLKNGHMQLDGIAALQVSQLFDGMTSVHFSKELEELAHHLQHPETFAVKPPAVQAQVRDYQRQGIQWLSMLDHYGFGGVLADDMGLGKTLQTIAFLSSQLRPDSKVLILSPSSLIYNWLDECQKFTPQLDVVVSYGLKQVRDQIIQEGHQITITSYSSFRQDFEAYQDFQYDYLILDEAQLIKNAQTKIAQCLRAFNATNCFALSGTPIENKLLEIWSIFQIVLPGLLPAKKDFLKMSAKQVSRYIKPFIMRRKKEDVLPELPDLIEMTYANEMTDSQKAIYLAQLRQMQDQVRTASDADINCRKIEILSGITRLRQICDTPSLFMTYDGESGKVDSLRTLLLQIKENGHRALVFSQFRGMLDLAKQEMDALGLTSYQMTGSTPANERQEMTRAFNNGSKDAFLISLKAGGVGLNLTGADTVILIDLWWNPAVEMQAISRAHRIGQESNVEVYRLITRGTIEEKILELQESKRHLVTTVLDGNESRASMSIEEIKEILGLES encoded by the coding sequence ATGGCTAGATTAATTCCAGGACGTGTACGGAATGAGGGGATTGAGCTTTATGAACAAGGTTTAGTCACACTGCTAGATGAAAAAGAAGGGCTTCTTCAAGTGGAAGTTGATCCCTATCAGGTGCAGTATGGTGCTGACGATGAGGATATTACTTGTCAATGTGATACCTTTAAGGCAAGACAATATTGTAAGCATATCGCGGCTGTCGAGTATTTTTTGAAGAATAACCAAGAAGGGAAGCGTTTTTTGGAGCACTTGACTGGTCAAACGGAAACAAAAGCAGAAACTCAAAAAATGACTTCTTTTGGTAGTCTCTTTTTGGATAATTTAGCTATGAATGAAGATGATTCTGTTAAATATAGGCTGTCTGCTCTTGGTAGTCGAAGCCCTTTTTCGTCAGATTACTGGTGGAGTCTGAAAATCAATCGTTTGCCAGATGAGCGTTCTTATGTGATTCGAGATATTAAAGGTTTTTTGCAGCTTGTTAAAAAAGAAGGATTTTATCAAATTGGGAAAAATTATTTTGAACAACTCTCATGGCTGCAGTTTGACCCTTCCAGTCAAGACCTCATTGAGTTTTTATGGCGCCTGGCGTCTGATGCTGACAAAGGGGATAACGATAGCATTTTTCCAAATCATGCAAGGTATTTGCGCTTACCTAGTGGTTTTTTTGAAGAAGGCATTCACCTTTTAACTTCTCTTTATGACTTTACTTTTGAGGGACCTTCTCAAACCTATCATCATCTTTTTGTCCGTCCTTTGGAAGCAGAGGCAGGCCTTTATGAGTTTAAAGTGGAAGTGCACCGCAAATCTATTGAATTGCAAATTACTGAAAAAAATGTGCAATACCTCTTTGATAATGATTATCTTCTTTATCAAGATACCTTTTATCACTTGACGTTAAAGCAACGAAAAATGGTTCAGGCTATTCGTAGCTTGCCCATTGAGGCCGACTTGGCTAAGCATATTCATTTTGACTTGGTTGATCAGGCTAAATTGGCTGCTAGCCTACTTGACTTTAAACAAATTGGAATCGTTCAGGCACCTAAAAGTTTCACCATTCGAGACTTTGATGTAACCTTCCAATTTGACTTGGCAACTCAAGATGAGGTTAGCTGCCAGCTTATGTTTGATTATGGCAATTACCAAGTCAGTGATAAAGCAAGTTTAGCTCATTTGCCTTTTGCCAGTAATTACAAGAAAGAAGAAAAAATCAATCGCTCTCTAAAAGCCTGTGGCTTTTCTCCTCAATTTTATTCTAAAAAACGTCTAGTTAGCACAGAAGACCGGTATGCTTTTTTCGCAGAGATACTTCCTTATTTTGAACGTTTAGGAACTGTGCAAGTCAGTTCAGCCGTACAGGGATTACGATTTAAAGAAACACCTAGAATTGCGATTGAGCGTAAGGGGGGCTTACTGGATATTTCCTTTGATTTTTCCACCATTGTCGAAGATGATATTGATGATGCCTTGACTGCCCTTTTCCAAAATAATCCCTACTTTGTGAGCCAAACAGGGCAACTGGTTGTATTTGATGATGAGACGCAAAAGATTAGTCAGAGCCTGCAAGAATTACGGGCTAGACAATTGAAAAATGGTCACATGCAACTGGATGGCATTGCAGCATTGCAGGTGTCACAGCTCTTTGATGGCATGACTTCTGTGCACTTTTCAAAAGAGTTGGAAGAATTAGCGCATCATTTGCAACATCCAGAAACGTTTGCTGTAAAACCTCCGGCGGTTCAGGCACAGGTGAGGGACTACCAACGTCAAGGAATTCAGTGGTTGTCGATGTTAGACCATTATGGTTTTGGAGGTGTTTTGGCAGATGACATGGGGCTTGGAAAAACTCTCCAAACCATTGCTTTCTTATCAAGTCAGTTAAGACCAGATAGTAAGGTACTCATTTTGTCGCCGTCAAGCCTGATTTACAATTGGTTGGACGAGTGTCAAAAATTCACTCCTCAGCTAGATGTTGTCGTCTCTTATGGGCTTAAACAGGTTAGAGACCAAATCATTCAAGAGGGTCACCAAATAACCATTACCAGCTACTCCTCTTTTAGGCAGGATTTTGAAGCCTACCAAGATTTTCAGTATGATTATCTTATTTTAGATGAAGCGCAACTGATTAAGAATGCTCAGACGAAAATTGCACAATGTTTGCGTGCTTTTAATGCCACAAATTGCTTTGCCCTTTCCGGAACTCCCATTGAAAATAAATTGTTAGAAATTTGGTCCATTTTCCAAATTGTTTTACCAGGTCTTCTTCCAGCTAAGAAAGATTTTTTGAAAATGAGTGCCAAGCAAGTGTCGCGTTACATCAAGCCTTTTATCATGCGTCGTAAAAAGGAAGACGTCTTACCAGAATTACCTGATTTGATTGAAATGACTTATGCAAACGAAATGACCGATAGTCAGAAAGCTATCTATTTGGCACAGTTAAGGCAGATGCAAGATCAGGTTCGTACGGCCAGTGATGCTGATATTAACTGTCGTAAGATTGAAATTCTATCAGGGATTACTCGCTTGAGGCAGATTTGTGATACCCCGAGCCTCTTTATGACTTATGATGGAGAAAGTGGTAAGGTAGACAGTTTGAGAACTTTATTACTGCAAATCAAGGAAAACGGCCACCGTGCATTGGTTTTCTCTCAATTTAGGGGAATGCTGGATTTAGCCAAGCAAGAAATGGACGCTCTAGGATTGACCTCTTATCAAATGACAGGATCTACCCCTGCTAATGAACGACAAGAAATGACCCGAGCCTTTAATAACGGCTCCAAGGACGCCTTCTTGATTTCCCTCAAAGCAGGTGGAGTTGGGCTCAATCTAACAGGGGCGGATACAGTTATTTTGATTGACTTGTGGTGGAACCCTGCTGTTGAAATGCAGGCCATCAGTCGCGCCCATCGTATTGGTCAGGAAAGTAATGTAGAAGTTTACCGTTTGATTACTCGAGGAACAATCGAAGAAAAGATTTTAGAATTACAAGAAAGTAAGCGTCACTTGGTAACCACCGTCTTGGACGGTAATGAGAGTCGCGCAAGCATGTCTATTGAAGAAATTAAAGAAATTTTAGGACTAGAATCCTAG
- a CDS encoding GNAT family N-acetyltransferase, whose product MLIRQVQESDWEAISAIEHDNFSPQEATTKEVIRERTRLIPDTFLVALIDQKLVGYIEGPAIAKPILQDHLFHGVKENPQKGGYIAITSLSIDKAFQQQGIGIALLAAMKDLAVTQEREGIILTCHDYLIPYYEMNGFSNQGLSESEHGGAVWYQMIWKP is encoded by the coding sequence ATGTTAATTAGACAAGTCCAAGAATCTGATTGGGAAGCCATTAGCGCTATTGAGCATGATAATTTTTCGCCGCAGGAAGCGACTACAAAGGAAGTTATTAGAGAGCGGACCCGGCTTATCCCTGATACTTTTTTAGTGGCTCTTATTGACCAAAAACTTGTCGGTTATATTGAGGGTCCAGCTATTGCTAAGCCAATTTTACAAGATCATCTCTTTCACGGTGTTAAAGAGAACCCACAAAAGGGTGGCTATATTGCCATTACCAGCCTCTCAATTGATAAGGCTTTTCAGCAACAGGGAATTGGAATTGCTCTTTTGGCGGCTATGAAAGATTTAGCAGTAACTCAGGAAAGGGAAGGCATTATTTTGACTTGTCATGATTACCTTATTCCCTATTACGAGATGAACGGTTTTAGCAATCAAGGTCTTTCAGAATCAGAGCATGGTGGTGCCGTTTGGTATCAAATGATTTGGAAACCCTAA
- a CDS encoding replication initiation and membrane attachment family protein: MMKPIDTFTYLKRNKVLYDSTSLVQLYFPIIGSDAVAVYQYFVHFFDDGAKSHKFSDVLNHLQFGMKRFEDALRMLTAMDLMVLYQLPDSYLIKLQQPLAHEAFLKQPVYSRLLEQKIGDAAVSELQVTIPSQARNISKRFSDVFGTEGIPVTVSQSSKKSFDLDSFQQLMVRDGLQFEDNQKDVVSLYSIAEQYDMNWFDTYQLAKATAVNGKIQPKRLLAKKKQAVREPSKEQFSQAEQVILREAKQDSALVFLEKIKKARRATVTKDEKILLQTLAKMDFLDDVINVMVLYTFNKTKSANLQKSYVLKMANDFSYQKVSTAEEAMLTLRAFTGRQSSRQAKTGQNNVPKWSNPDYQETTSQEEQAKLDQFKQAALKRLENLRKGGD; the protein is encoded by the coding sequence ATGATGAAACCCATTGATACCTTTACCTATCTTAAACGAAACAAGGTTCTTTATGATTCGACCAGCCTAGTTCAGTTGTATTTTCCGATTATCGGAAGCGATGCAGTTGCTGTTTACCAGTACTTTGTTCATTTTTTTGATGATGGTGCCAAGTCACACAAATTTAGTGATGTTTTAAATCATTTGCAATTTGGTATGAAGCGTTTTGAGGACGCTTTGAGAATGCTGACAGCGATGGATTTGATGGTCTTGTATCAACTACCAGATAGCTATTTGATTAAGTTGCAACAGCCGTTAGCTCATGAAGCTTTTCTCAAGCAACCGGTTTATTCTCGGTTGTTGGAACAAAAAATTGGGGATGCAGCTGTGTCAGAGTTACAGGTAACCATTCCTAGTCAAGCAAGAAATATTTCAAAACGCTTTTCTGATGTTTTTGGAACTGAGGGTATTCCTGTTACAGTATCTCAGAGCTCCAAAAAATCATTTGATTTGGATAGTTTTCAACAGTTGATGGTTCGGGATGGGTTACAATTTGAAGACAATCAAAAAGATGTGGTCAGCCTCTACAGTATTGCAGAGCAATACGACATGAACTGGTTTGATACCTATCAATTGGCAAAAGCTACTGCTGTTAATGGGAAAATCCAACCCAAACGCTTGTTGGCTAAGAAAAAGCAGGCAGTTAGGGAACCGAGTAAGGAGCAGTTTTCGCAGGCTGAACAAGTGATCTTGCGAGAAGCTAAGCAAGATAGTGCTCTTGTTTTCTTAGAAAAGATAAAAAAAGCAAGGCGGGCAACTGTTACTAAGGATGAAAAAATCTTATTGCAAACCTTGGCGAAGATGGACTTTCTGGATGATGTTATCAATGTGATGGTGCTTTATACCTTTAATAAGACAAAATCTGCTAATTTACAGAAAAGTTATGTATTAAAAATGGCCAATGATTTTTCTTACCAAAAGGTATCAACGGCTGAAGAAGCTATGTTGACCTTGCGGGCTTTCACAGGTCGCCAAAGTAGTCGTCAAGCAAAAACAGGTCAGAATAATGTGCCTAAGTGGAGCAATCCTGACTATCAAGAAACAACAAGTCAAGAAGAGCAGGCTAAACTGGATCAGTTCAAGCAGGCTGCTTTGAAGAGATTAGAAAACCTCAGAAAGGGTGGTGACTAG
- the murC gene encoding UDP-N-acetylmuramate--L-alanine ligase — translation MSKTYHFIGIKGSGMSALALMLHQMGHKVQGSDVEKYYFTQRGLEKAGITLLPFSEDNITEDMELIAGNAFREDNNNEVAYAIHHHIPFKRYHEFLGEFMKQFISFGVAGAHGKTSTTGLLSHVLKNITDTSYLIGDGTGRGSAKAQYFVFESDEYERHFMPYHPEYSIITNIDFDHPDYFTGIDDVRNAFNDYAKQVKKALFVYGEDEELKKITADAPIYYYGFEAGNDFVAFDITRTTNGSDFKVKHDGKVIGLFHVPAYGRHNILNATAVIANLFVAGIDMALVAEHLKTFSGVKRRFTEKIINDTIIIDDFAHHPTEIVATIDAARQKYPSKEIVAVFQPHTFTRTIALLDDFALALNEADSVYLAQIYGSAREVDKGEVKVEDLAAKIIKPSQVVTVENVSPLLDHDNAVYVFMGAGDIQLYERSFEELLANLTKNNQ, via the coding sequence ATGTCAAAAACTTATCATTTTATCGGAATTAAAGGGTCAGGAATGAGTGCCCTAGCCCTTATGTTGCATCAGATGGGACATAAGGTGCAGGGAAGTGATGTGGAAAAGTATTATTTCACCCAGCGTGGTTTAGAAAAAGCTGGCATCACCCTTCTCCCATTCAGTGAGGATAATATCACTGAGGATATGGAACTTATTGCAGGAAATGCCTTTCGTGAAGATAATAATAATGAAGTAGCTTACGCTATTCACCATCACATTCCTTTCAAACGTTATCATGAGTTCTTAGGGGAGTTTATGAAACAATTTATCAGTTTTGGTGTGGCGGGTGCCCATGGCAAAACCTCTACCACTGGTTTATTGTCACACGTTTTAAAAAACATTACAGATACCTCTTACCTCATCGGTGATGGTACTGGTCGTGGTTCGGCTAAGGCCCAATATTTTGTCTTTGAATCAGATGAATATGAGCGTCATTTCATGCCTTATCATCCAGAGTATTCCATCATTACTAATATTGATTTTGACCATCCTGACTATTTTACAGGGATTGATGATGTGCGAAATGCTTTTAATGACTATGCTAAGCAGGTGAAGAAAGCCTTGTTTGTCTATGGTGAAGATGAGGAATTAAAGAAAATCACAGCCGATGCTCCGATTTACTACTACGGTTTTGAAGCTGGAAATGATTTTGTGGCTTTCGACATTACACGTACCACAAATGGTTCAGATTTTAAGGTTAAACACGATGGTAAAGTGATTGGTCTGTTTCATGTCCCTGCCTATGGACGCCATAATATTTTAAACGCTACAGCGGTTATTGCCAACCTTTTTGTCGCTGGGATTGACATGGCTCTAGTGGCAGAGCATCTTAAAACGTTCTCGGGTGTGAAGCGCCGTTTTACAGAGAAAATTATCAATGACACCATTATTATTGATGATTTTGCCCATCACCCAACAGAAATTGTTGCAACGATTGATGCGGCTAGACAAAAGTACCCAAGTAAAGAAATTGTGGCCGTTTTCCAGCCGCATACCTTTACACGAACCATTGCCTTGCTAGATGATTTTGCCCTAGCTTTAAATGAAGCTGACAGTGTTTATCTTGCACAAATTTACGGTTCTGCTCGTGAAGTGGACAAAGGGGAAGTTAAGGTCGAAGACCTAGCGGCTAAGATTATCAAGCCATCTCAGGTAGTGACAGTCGAAAACGTTTCACCTCTACTTGACCATGACAATGCCGTTTATGTCTTTATGGGAGCTGGAGATATTCAGTTGTACGAACGCTCCTTTGAAGAATTACTTGCAAACCTCACCAAAAATAATCAATAA
- the der gene encoding ribosome biogenesis GTPase Der, with translation MVLPTVAIVGRPNVGKSTLFNRIAGERISIVEDVEGVTRDRIYATGEWLNRQFSLIDTGGIDDVDAPFMEQIKHQAQIAMEEADVIVFVVSGKEGVTDADEYVSKILYRTNTPVILAVNKVDNPEMRNDIYDFYSLGLGDPYPISSVHGIGTGDVLDAIVENLPVEEAEENDDIIRFSLIGRPNVGKSSLINAILGEDRVIASPVAGTTRDAIDTHFTDADGQEFTMIDTAGMRKSGKIYENTEKYSVMRAMRAIDRSDVVLMVINAEEGIREYDKRIAGFAHEAGKGMIIVVNKWDTIDKDNHTVAKWEADIRDQFQFLTYAPIIFVSALTKQRLNKLPELIKGISDSQNKRIPSAVLNEVIMDAIAINPTPTDKGKRLKIFYATQVSVKPPTFVVFVNEEELMHFSYLRFLENQIRAAFTFEGTPIHLIARKRK, from the coding sequence ATGGTTTTACCTACCGTTGCCATTGTGGGCCGTCCAAATGTGGGCAAGTCCACCTTATTTAATCGGATCGCAGGAGAGCGCATTTCAATTGTTGAAGATGTTGAAGGGGTTACCCGAGACCGCATTTACGCTACTGGAGAATGGCTTAATCGCCAATTCTCATTGATTGATACAGGTGGTATTGATGATGTTGATGCCCCGTTTATGGAGCAAATTAAGCACCAGGCTCAAATTGCCATGGAAGAGGCGGACGTTATCGTCTTTGTTGTTTCAGGCAAAGAAGGGGTTACAGACGCGGATGAATATGTGTCGAAAATCTTATATCGAACCAATACTCCAGTGATTTTAGCTGTGAACAAAGTGGATAATCCTGAAATGCGTAATGACATTTATGATTTTTATTCTCTTGGTTTGGGTGATCCGTATCCTATTTCTTCTGTTCACGGTATTGGAACAGGAGATGTCTTGGATGCTATCGTTGAAAACTTGCCAGTAGAAGAGGCTGAAGAAAATGATGATATTATTCGCTTCAGTTTAATCGGTCGTCCCAATGTCGGGAAATCTAGCTTGATTAATGCTATCTTGGGTGAGGATCGCGTTATTGCTAGCCCTGTCGCAGGGACAACACGTGATGCGATTGACACGCATTTCACTGATGCTGACGGTCAAGAATTTACCATGATTGACACAGCTGGGATGCGCAAATCTGGCAAGATTTATGAGAACACCGAAAAATATTCTGTGATGCGTGCCATGCGTGCCATTGACCGCTCTGATGTGGTCTTGATGGTTATCAACGCTGAAGAGGGAATCCGTGAGTACGATAAGCGAATTGCTGGTTTTGCACACGAAGCTGGTAAAGGAATGATTATTGTCGTTAACAAATGGGATACCATTGACAAGGATAACCATACCGTTGCCAAGTGGGAAGCGGATATTCGGGATCAATTCCAATTCTTGACTTATGCTCCAATTATTTTTGTATCAGCTTTGACAAAGCAGCGCTTGAATAAATTACCGGAATTGATTAAAGGCATTAGTGACAGTCAGAATAAGCGTATCCCATCTGCTGTCCTCAACGAAGTTATCATGGATGCTATTGCCATTAACCCAACACCAACGGATAAGGGCAAACGCTTGAAGATTTTCTATGCCACTCAAGTGTCAGTAAAGCCACCAACATTTGTTGTCTTTGTTAACGAGGAAGAATTGATGCACTTCTCATACTTGCGTTTCTTAGAAAATCAAATTCGTGCAGCCTTTACCTTTGAAGGGACACCTATTCATTTAATTGCGCGTAAACGGAAATAA
- the nrdR gene encoding transcriptional regulator NrdR, which produces MRCPKCNYNKSSVVDSRQAEDGNTIRRRRECEKCHTRFTTFERVEELPLLVIKKDGTREQFSRDKILNGVVQSAQKRPVSSTDIENLISRIEQRVRTTYENEVSSTVIGNLVMDELAELDEITYVRFASVYKSFKDVDEIEELLQQITNRVRGKKKSGLNDETH; this is translated from the coding sequence GTGCGTTGTCCAAAATGTAATTATAATAAATCGAGTGTTGTTGATAGCAGACAAGCTGAAGACGGCAATACTATTCGTCGTCGGCGAGAATGTGAAAAATGCCATACCCGTTTTACAACATTTGAACGTGTGGAAGAACTCCCCTTGCTAGTGATTAAAAAGGACGGGACGAGAGAACAGTTTTCAAGGGATAAAATTTTGAATGGGGTTGTTCAAAGTGCTCAAAAGAGACCTGTTTCGAGTACGGATATTGAGAATTTGATTTCGCGTATTGAGCAAAGGGTTCGTACCACTTACGAAAATGAAGTCTCAAGTACGGTTATTGGTAATTTGGTGATGGATGAATTGGCAGAGCTAGATGAAATCACTTATGTGCGCTTTGCCAGCGTCTATAAGAGTTTCAAAGATGTCGATGAAATCGAAGAGCTCTTGCAACAAATCACCAATCGCGTGCGAGGAAAAAAGAAGAGTGGTTTAAATGATGAAACCCATTGA